The window TGCGTTGGCGAACGTGATTACACGCCTGGATTGGCTGCATATGCCGCTACCAAGGGTGCCGTAAAGATGTTCACCCAGGGCTTGGCCCGAGAAGTTGGCGACCGCGGTATCACGGTCAACAATGTTCAGCCGGGTCCTATCGACACCGATCTCAATCCCGCATCTGGCGATTGGGCTGCTCCACAGAAAGCCAATACGGCGCTCAACCGATACGGAACTGTGGACGAGGTCGCCGCTCTCGTAGCGTTTGTCGCTAGTCCAGAGGCCGCGTACATTACCGGAGCCAATCTGACTGTGGACGGCGGAACCAACGCCTGAGTTAAATCGCGCTGCCCTCCGATCTGAGAAGGGACTAACTTGCAAACACAAAGAGAGTCGGCGACCGAACGCCGCCGGCTATCTTCTCGTAGCCTATCTCGAAGCCTGTGGAGACACGCAGCGTTGATCGACATCGACTTTCTGCAACCTGTACAAAAACCGCGACCGCGACGATAAAGAAGGCCAGCCCGTGATGGCTGGCCTTTTCGTAAGTTATTGAACCTTTGGATTGGTGCGGAGGAGGGGACTTGAACCCCTATGCCTTGCGGCGCTAGCACCTCAAGCTAGTGCGTCTGCCAATTTCGCCACCTCCGCGCTGTGTCTCGACGCTGGTAGGCGCGAGGTGCGGTAAGCAATCCGAAGGTAAGTATAGCATCTGAAGGTGGTTCTTGTGTTGTGGATTTGGACCTGCGTCGAGTGCTCCAGGAGAACAAACGGACGCGCAAAGAAAACTGCCTCTTCCTTACTGAGAAGAGGCAGTTTGCCGATTTGTTACGGTGACTACTGAATGCGTTTTGGTGATGCCTTAGTGAGAACGCCGTCGAGTGCTTTTCCTGAGGCGGTGATGGTAACGGCTCCGTCCCGGACGATCTGGGATGCGGTGACGTCTTTGCCGTACACAACCTTGTTGGCGTCATCGTCGGTATCCATGGATGCACTGGCGATTGAAGCGCCGGCAAACAATCCACCCTTGGCTCTGGAGTATGTCAGGACGTCGACGTTCGGATCGTTGGCGGCGACTGCCTTCGCTCCGGTTGGACCGGCGACAGCGGTTGCGTCTGCACCGAGCTTCGCTTTGCCGGAGAGGATCTTCGAGGCCCCGACATTGGTCTCGACCACGAGCACGTAGTCGGTGGAAGAGCTGCCGAGCTGCACGCCGAGGCTGCCGACATCCAGCTTGTACATCGCAGGAGCCGACCACTTGCCGCTAAAGTCGGCGCCGGAGCGGCAGACGATCACACCGCGGCCATAGGTCACGCCGAGGCCGATTCCGACCTTTTTCACGGCCGGGAAGACCAGGACGCAAGCCGATTTATTGAGGAGGTTTTGAGGTATCCCGTCCGTTTTGGCGAGGAATTGTCTTAGAACTTCGGCCGAGTCGCCCAGACGGTTGTCGATTTTGTTTTGGGCAACGGCGGGCAGGGCCACCGCAGTGCACGCCAGAGCAAGGATCAGGCATTTCTTCATCGTAACGACCTCTTTTAGTTTGTTTTCAGAGCGCGCAGCAGCGATTGCCGCGTATCAAGTTTGCTGCAATCAAGTTACCGTTCATTCGGCGCAAACGGTACTAGTAGAAATACTAGGCATTGGGTGAAAAATAAGTTAGCAATCAATGCTGCAGAAGAGAAAACGGCCTCTTCTATTAAGTAAGAAGAGGCCGTTCGGGTGC is drawn from Edaphobacter lichenicola and contains these coding sequences:
- a CDS encoding lipid-binding SYLF domain-containing protein, which produces MKKCLILALACTAVALPAVAQNKIDNRLGDSAEVLRQFLAKTDGIPQNLLNKSACVLVFPAVKKVGIGLGVTYGRGVIVCRSGADFSGKWSAPAMYKLDVGSLGVQLGSSSTDYVLVVETNVGASKILSGKAKLGADATAVAGPTGAKAVAANDPNVDVLTYSRAKGGLFAGASIASASMDTDDDANKVVYGKDVTASQIVRDGAVTITASGKALDGVLTKASPKRIQ